One Glycine max cultivar Williams 82 chromosome 3, Glycine_max_v4.0, whole genome shotgun sequence DNA window includes the following coding sequences:
- the LOC100806632 gene encoding receptor-like protein 6 produces the protein MRIVVFSALMVMPFYWLCLFNHVFVVSGLCLDDQRSLLLQLKNNITFIPWAYRSSSRLKSWNASDDCCRWMGVTCDTEGHVTALDLSGESISGGFDDSSVIFSLQHLQELNLASNNFNSIIPSGFNKLDKLTYLNLSYAGFVGQIPIEISQLTRLVTLDISCLSYLTGQELKLENPNLQKLVQNLTSIRQLYLDGVSIKVPGHEWCSAFLLLRDLQELSMSHCNLSGPLDPSLATLKNLSVIVLDQNNLSSPVPDTFSHLKNLTILSLVYCGLHGTFPQGIFSIGSLSVIDISFNYNLQGVFPDFPRNGSLQILRVSNTSFSGAFPNSIGNMRNLFELDFSYCQFNGTLPNSLSNLTELSYLDLSFNNFTGQMPSLGRAKNLTHLDLTHNGLSGAIQSSHFEGLDNLVSIGLGYNSINGSIPSSLFTLTRLQRILLSHNQFGQLDEFTNVSSSKLATLDLSSNRLSGSFPTFILQLEALSILQLSSNKFNGSMHLDNILVLRNLTTLDLSYNNLSVKVNVTNVGSSSFPSISNLILASCNLKTFPGFLRNQSRLTSLDLSDNHIQGTVPNWIWKLQILESLNISHNLLTHLEGPFQNLSSHLLYLDLHQNKLQGPIPFFSRNMLYFDLSSNNFSSIIPRDFGNYMSCTFFLSLSNNTLSGSIPDSLCNAFYLKVLDLSNNNISGTIPSCLMTVSENLGVLNLKNNNLSSPIPNTVKVSCGLWTLNLRGNQLDGPIPKSLAYCSKLEVLDLGSNQITGGFPCFLKEIPTLRVLVLRNNKFQGSPKCLKVNMTWEMLQIVDIAFNNFSGELPREYFTTWKRNIKGNKEEAGLKFIEKQILDFGLYYRDSITVISKGQNMELAKILTIFTSIDFSSNHFDGPIPEELMDWKELHVLNLSNNALSGKIPSSIGNMSQLESLDLSQNSLSGEIPVQLASLSFLSYLNLSFNHLMGKIPTSTQLQSFPASSFEGNDGLYGPPLTKNPDHKEQEVLPQQECGRLACTIDWNFISVELGLIFGHGVIFGPLLIWKQWRLWYWQLVHKILCQIFPQVYLEYVTWRGQTYEALRWRH, from the coding sequence ATGAGAATTGTGGTTTTCTCAGCACTTATGGTGATGCCATTCTATTGGTTGTGCCTCTTTAACCACGTCTTTGTGGTTTCAGGCCTTTGTCTTGATGATCAGAGGTCTTTGCTGCTCCAACTCAAGAACAACATCACATTCATACCCTGGGCATATAGAAGTAGCAGCAGGCTGAAGTCGTGGAATGCAAGTGATGATTGTTGCAGGTGGATGGGAGTAACCTGCGACACCGAGGGTCATGTTACTGCTCTTGACCTCAGTGGAGAATCAATCTCCGGTGGATTTGATGATTCAAGTGTTATTTTCAGTCTTCAACATCTCCAGGAATTGAATTTGGCTTCTAATAATTTCAATTCTATCATCCCATCTGGATTTAACAAGTTGGACAAGTTGACTTATCTGAATTTGTCATATGCGGGCTTTGTGGGGCAGATTCCAATAGAGATTTCTCAGCTGACAAGGTTGGTTACTCTTGATATTTCTTGTCTTTCCTACTTAACTGGGCAAGAGCTGAAACTAGAGAACCCAAATCTACAAAAGCTTGTCCAAAATCTCACCAGTATTAGGCAACTGTATCTGGATGGAGTAAGTATAAAAGTTCCAGGACATGAATGGTGCAGTGCCTTCTTGTTGCTGCGTGACCTGCAAGAACTTAGCATGTCACATTGCAATCTCTCAGGACCTTTGGATCCTTCCCTGGCAACTCTTAAGAATTTATCAGTCATtgttcttgatcaaaacaatttATCATCCCCCGTGCCTGACACATTTTCCCATTTGAAAAATCTGACCATCTTAAGTCTTGTTTATTGTGGGTTGCATGGAACATTTCCACAGGGGATATTCAGCATTGGATCATTGTCAGTCATTGACATATCGTTCAACTATAATCTCCAAGGTGTCTTTCCAGACTTCCCACGGAATGGATCTCTTCAGATTTTAAGAGTAAGTAACACAAGCTTCTCTGGAGCATTTCCAAACTCTATTGGTAACATGAGGAACTTATTTGAATTGGATTTTTCCTATTGTCAATTTAATGGAACACTTCCCAATTCACTGTCAAACCTCACAGAACTCAGTTACCTGGACTTGTCATTTAACAACTTCACAGGTCAAATGCCTTCACTTGGTAGGGCAAAAAATCTCACGCACTTAGACCTTACTCATAATGGTTTGAGTGGTGCAATTCAATCATCTCACTTTGAAGGACTGGATAATCTTGTCAGCATTGGCTTGGGTTATAACTCAATCAATGGGAGCATTCCTTCATCTCTTTTTACACTCACACGGCTGCAAAGGATTCTGCTTTCCCACAATCAGTTTGGTCAACTAGATGAATTCACAAATGTGTCTTCTTCTAAATTAGCCACCCTCGATTTAAGTAGCAATCGTCTTTCAGGGTCATTTCCAACATTTATATTACAGCTTGAAGCACTCTCTATCCTCCAACTTTCTTCAAACAAGTTCAATGGATCAATGCATCTAGATAACATTTTGGTTCTCAGAAATTTAACTACACTAGACCTTTCATACAACAACTTATCAGTCAAAGTGAATGTTACAAATGTTGGCTCATCTTCCTTTCCCAGCATTAGCAATCTAATATTGGCATCCTGCAACTTGAAAACTTTCCCTGGTTTCTTGAGAAATCAGTCCAGATTAACCAGTCTAGATCTCTCAGATAACCATATCCAAGGGACAGTGCCCAACTGGATTTGGAAACTACAGATTCTTGAAAGCCTTAATATTTCTCATAATTTGTTGACTCATTTGGAAGGACCTTTCCAGAATCTTTCTTCCCATTTGTTGTACCTTGACCTTCATCAGAATAAACTTCAGGGGCCAATACCGTTTTTTTCTAGAAATATGTTGTATTTCGATCTTTCAAGCAACAATTTTAGCTCTATTATCCCACGAGACTTTGGTAATTACATGTCTTGcacattttttctctctctctcaaacaATACTTTGAGTGGCAGCATCCCTGATTCCCTCTGCAATGCTTTTTATCTTAAAGTGCTTGATCTTTCCAATAATAACATTTCTGGAACAATTCCCTCATGTTTAATGACAGTGAGTGAGAACCTTGGGGTGTTAAATCTGAAGAACAACAATCTCTCAAGCCCTATTCCTAATACAGTCAAAGTTTCTTGTGGTCTGTGGACTTTAAATCTTCGTGGAAATCAATTAGATGGGCCAATTCCAAAGTCTCTTGCTTATTGCTCAAAGTTAGAGGTATTGGACCTTGGATCAAATCAAATCACAGGTGGCTTTCCATGCTTCTTAAAAGAAATACCCACGCTTCGTGTCTTGGTTTTGAGGAACAACAAATTTCAAGGTTCCCCAAAATGTTTGAAAGTCAATATGACTTGGGAGATGCTTCAAATTGTAGACATTGCTTTTAACAATTTTAGTGGCGAACTGCCAAGAGAATATTTTACAACCTGGAAAAGAAATATAAAGGGTAACAAAGAAGAAGCTGGGTTAAAGTTCATAGAGAAACAAATTTTGGACTTTGGTTTATATTATCGAGATAGTATCACAGTTATCAGTAAAGGTCAAAATATGgagttggctaaaattttgacAATTTTCACATCCATTGATTTCTCGTCTAACCATTTTGATGGACCTATACCAGAGGAGTTAATGGATTGGAAAGAACTCCATGTCCTTAATTTGTCAAACAATGCTTTGTCTGGTAAAATCCCATCATCCATAGGTAACATGAGCCAACTAGAGTCCTTGGACCTTTCACAAAACTCTCTGAGTGGAGAAATTCCAGTGCAGCTTGCAAGTTTGTCATTCCTTTCATATTTAAATCTCTCCTTCAACCATTTGATGGGGAAGATCCCAACAAGTACCCAACTTCAATCATTTCCAGCTTCTTCTTTTGAAGGCAATGATGGACTATACGGTCCTCCATTGACTAAAAATCCAGATCATAAAGAGCAAGAGGTGCTGCCACAACAAGAATGTGGAAGGTTAGCGTGTACTATTGATTGGAATTTTATTAGTGTTGAATTGGGATTGATTTTCGGCCACGGAGTTATTTTTGGTCCACTCTTAATTTGGAAGCAATGGAGGCTATGGTATTGGCAACTTGTGCACAAAATTCTTTGTCAGATCTTCCCTCAGGTGTATCTTGAATATGTAACTTGGAGAGGACAAACATACGAAGCTTTAAGGTGGAGGCATTAG